ATACTTCAGGAGCATCATCACCCATACCGTCAACAGGAATTCCCGGATTCGGTTGACCTCCAGTCATAGCGGTAATCCTGTTATCCAGAACAGTCAAAACAAAATTATGTTTGTTGTGTACTGCATTAATTAAAGGAGAAATACCGCTGTGGAAAAATGTAGAATCTCCAATGAAGCTAGCTACTTTTTGATCAGTTGAAACTGAAAATCCGCAACCGTCACCTACACTGGAACCCATTGATAAAAGATAATCCGCAGCATTGTAAGGAGGATTAATACCTAAAGTGTAACATCCTATATCTGATGCGAAAACAACATCTGAAGTTTTTAAGCCCAACTCTTCAATAGCTTTGTTTATTCCATAATACATCGCTCTGTGAGGACATCCTGCACATAAAACCGGAGCTCTGTTAGGAATATCTTCTTGCAATTTTTCTAAACTTGATGAAAATTTGATTTCCTTATTTTCAGTGAAATTCAATATCTTATTTAAACCTTCAGCTACAACATCGGAATTGAATTCATGGTAAAGAGGAAATGTTCCGTCTAACTTACCGTGAACACTGACATTAAGGTTTTTGGCACCGATAGTCATCAAAGTGTCTTTTTCAATGATTGGATCAACTTCTTCAACAATGAATACTTCATCAATTCCTTCTAAAAATTCTGCGACCTTTTCCTGTGGGAACGGATATGAAAATCCTAATTTCAAAATGTCAACATCCAGATTGTTGAATTTGACAACATCATGAGCGTAGTTATATGCACTGCTTGATGCTATTAAACCATATTTTTTATCCTTAGCCAAATCAATTTCCTTGTTGTATTCACTCCTATTGGTCAACTCTTCAATCTTATGGATTTTATCCCATAATCTTACATGCATATCTCCTGCAAAGGCCGGAACAGGAACATATTTTGAAGGGTCTTTATTAAAGTGACCTCTTTTCCAATGATTGTCGTTATTTGATGAATTATCCTTAACATCCCCAAATTCCACAACTCCTCTCATGTGAGACACACGGGTTGTTGTTCTAACAATCACGGGTAAACCAAATTGTTCAGATAAATCAAATGCATATTTAACCATGTCCTTAACTTCCTGACAGTTTGAAGGTTCCAAAATAGGCACATTGGCCAATCTTGCATAGTTACGTGTGTCCTGTTCGTTTTGAGATGAAAACAATGATGGGTCATCAGCGGATAAAATAACCATTCCTCCATTGACACCGGAATATGCAGTTGTCATGAATGAATCTGCCGCTACATTCATACCTACATGCTTCATGAATGTGAATGACCTGAGACCTGAAGCGGCGGCAGTTGCTGCAACTTC
The sequence above is a segment of the Methanobrevibacter sp. genome. Coding sequences within it:
- the iorA gene encoding indolepyruvate ferredoxin oxidoreductase subunit alpha — protein: MNLKELVTGESGDKQFLLGNEAAVRGVIEAGVSIAATYPGTPSSEIGNVLSVLAKDANIYFEFSTNEKVAMEVAATAAASGLRSFTFMKHVGMNVAADSFMTTAYSGVNGGMVILSADDPSLFSSQNEQDTRNYARLANVPILEPSNCQEVKDMVKYAFDLSEQFGLPVIVRTTTRVSHMRGVVEFGDVKDNSSNNDNHWKRGHFNKDPSKYVPVPAFAGDMHVRLWDKIHKIEELTNRSEYNKEIDLAKDKKYGLIASSSAYNYAHDVVKFNNLDVDILKLGFSYPFPQEKVAEFLEGIDEVFIVEEVDPIIEKDTLMTIGAKNLNVSVHGKLDGTFPLYHEFNSDVVAEGLNKILNFTENKEIKFSSSLEKLQEDIPNRAPVLCAGCPHRAMYYGINKAIEELGLKTSDVVFASDIGCYTLGINPPYNAADYLLSMGSSVGDGCGFSVSTDQKVASFIGDSTFFHSGISPLINAVHNKHNFVLTVLDNRITAMTGGQPNPGIPVDGMGDDAPEVSIRKLAAACGCDYVRVISPFNLEQVVKTYTEAFQRDDAAVIISKAPCTLIKGLTKKPPVNFVEGNCNNCDKCVNELACPAISKVNGKITVDKSQCDGCNVCIQVCKYGALEAGR